TCCCCGGGACACAATCCTGGGCTGGAAGAGGGTGTGACTCTTGCAGCCAGGGACCCGGTAGCCTTAGGCAAGCACTTCctgtctctgggtctcagtttcctcatctgttaaatggtgATAATGACGCCCACCTCTTGGGCAGGTTTTGTGGATCTAATGAGGTAATGGACAGAAGGTGCTTGGCAAGCACAAAGTGAGTTCTGGTGGCCTTCTCTGTTATCATGCATAAGTGtgtccccaccctcacccccccaccccggttcCTGCGACACCCCTAATCTTGGCCGCTCCTGTCCGCCCCCTGCAGGCCGGTGCCGGCCGGGCGAGCTGGAGACCTCGGACCTGGTGACCGTGGTGTTGGGCCAGGACGCCAAGCTGCCCTGCTTCTACCGAGGGGACCCCGGCGAGCAGGTGGGGCAGGTGGCCTGGGCTCGGGTGGACGCGGGCGAGGGCCCCCGGGAGCTAGCGCTGCTGCATATCCAATACGGGCTGCACGTGGGCGCGGCCTATGAGGGCCGCGTGGAGCAGCCGCCCCCGCCACGGAGCCCCCTGGATGGCTCCGTGCTCCTGCGCAACGCGGTGCAGGCCGACGAGGGCGAATACGAGTGCCGCGTCAGCACCTTCCCCGCGGGCAGCTTCCAGGCGCGGCTGCGGCTCCGCGTGCTGGGTAAGTGGGGGCGCCGGGGGCGGTTGGGGGGTGCCGCGGGTGCAGTTGCCCCAGGTCCGCGCAGCGCGCGCCTTCGAAGGCAGGGGCCCGGGGACGCAGAGACGGGGTCTGCAGAATTGCACGGGGCCGAGGGAGAGCAAGACTAAGGGGGAGGGCCCTGCGGGGGCGAGGAGGCCTCACCCAGTCCGTCCTCCCGCCCAGTCTCGAAATTCTCTCCAAGTGACCTCAACAGCTTGCTACCTACAGCTCTGTCAGCCTTGGGGAAGAATCCATTTACTAGAACGTTCTTCCTTCTGTTGACCTGCACACTCACAGCATCCCCCAGCACTCACACTTTGGTCACTCTGGCCTTCCGAAGCAAGGAGGCCCAGACTCATTCCGCCTTCTGCACCCCGGCCTTCCAGAGGTCCTGCACCCCGGCCTTCCAGAGGTCCTGCACCCCGGCCTTCCAGAGGTCCTGCACCCCGGCCTTCCAGAGGcctttcctctccccagcccacctcccatCTCCTCTTCTGGAAGCTACATTTGCTAGTTTCTGTGACAGTTCTACCAAAACCACTCATTCACAGCTTCTCTTGCCATCCTGGGTTCCATGGTTTTAAAACATGGGGCtgatgggagcctgggtggctcagagggttaagggtctgcttaggctcaggtcactatcctaGGGTCCTGtggatcaagacccgcattgggctccctgctcactggggtagcctgcttctccctctgcttgtgctctctttctcccaaatacatgaataaaatataaaacaaacaaacaaacaaaatcatggTTCTGAGATAGGGACACACAGACCCAGCTTTGACTAGCGTGGCTGATACTTTTCTCGGTCTGGACCTTCTGTGAATGAGGCTGGATTGGAGATCACAATCACTTTTAAACCACTGCTCTGCACTGTGGGCACTTGTGGTCCACAGATGCCCCAGACCTGTGGTCTAGTTAAGTCTTTTCCATTCTGAGCTTGAGCTGGACATGTtaggaagataaaaaataaagacctttaGTTTCCCCTTATCCACGTGGAACTTAGTAACACTAGCCTTGGGGGTGAAAATGCCGAGTGTGAATCTTGGCTTCCTCCCCTCACAGCTGATGATCTGGGACAAATGATTTCACCTGCCCAAGCTTCAGTGTCCTCTCTTGTAACTCAGGGGTAATGATCCCTATTTTGCTGGTCTGTTGacaggattaaatgaaataacatttatgAAGTGTTCAGCACAATACCCCGCACATAATGAGTGCTTTGGAGGTGGTGGCTGTGATTATTAGGGTACAGATGTTGTCTGATTAGCTTTTTGTTTACTTCactagtttattaaaaaatgatccatgctcatgataaaaaaaaaaaaatcaaataatagagAAAGGTACGAAGTCAGCTGAAATTCTACCACTCATCTGGTGTCTATGTTGgtgaaataagagaagaaaaagggccAGAAAACGTTTGCCTGTGCAAGACACAGCTGGGACAGGGCAGGGCCTCCTGGTGGGTGTGCTGACCTCGATCCTTGCCTCCCGCCGCCCGCAgtgcctcccctgccctctctgaaCCCCGGTCCCGCGCTAGAAGAGGGCCAGGGCCTGACGCTCGCAGCCTCCTGCACAGCAGAgggcagcccagcccccagcGTGACCTGGGACACGGAGGTCAAGGGCACCGCGTCCAGCCGCTCGTTCAAGCACTCCCGCTCAGCGGCTGTCACGTCCGAGTTCCACCTGGTGCCCAGCCGCAGCATGAATGGGCAGCCGCTCACCTGCGTGGTGTCCCACCCCGGCCTGCTCCAGGACCAGAGGATCACCCACGTCCTCCATGTGGCCTGTGAGTACATGGATCTTGGGAAGAAAGACTCTGAGCCACCGCAGCCTGGCCAGGCTGGATCCCGAAGGCCCCCTCGTGTGGCCGAGAGAGCATTGGTGCAAAGGGAGATGAGCCCGTCCCGGATGACCTTGAGGGATCACTCAGACCGCTCTGACCTTCGGACCTTATTTACAAGGGAGATTGCGCTGCTCCGCAGGGTTGTGGGGAGAATTGGGTAGAAACACACGATTGAAAACCCGTTTTGAAATACGTGCAGACAGACAGGCTTGCCGAGGGCCGCCGGCCACACCGCATGGCCCTCGTGCTGGTTGGACAAGCCCTCCTTCCGCTACCTACCAGCTGTTACTCAGTCTTGTTTGTCTGCCTTGTCCCCGGCAGCGGCAGGAGTGTCATTATATGGACTTGACAGGGCTGTGATCGGAATCAGAAGCCACGAAGGCCAAGGCCCTCACACACAGAGAGCTTTAGATGGTCCTCAGGGAGTGGCAGATAGGGTTTTCCTGGCATTCGGGTCTCAGCCTCTTCGGGCGGAGGACTCTTTTCTGTTCATACTAACTCTGCATCTGGCCCAAAGTAGGTCCTCAGCAAATGGTTGTTAAAGAGATATGTGAATGAGCAGGATCATTGAGCCTTTGGAAAATCAGGGAGCGTTTATGCAACACCTGTTCTGTGACTCGCCCACCGCGGGCAACCACAGGGATTCAGAAAAAGTGTGAATCTTTTCCGAGGGACTTGGAGGCTCATTGCCCAGATGAATCAATATGGACACGGAGCTcggagaggggagggggccgtGCCGCAAGGACCCAGCCAGGGTGGGCAGGCCAGGTTCGGCGCCTTCGAGGAACAGCTTGATGGCCTGAGAAAAGCCTCAttcccctgctttctcctcccacctcccatgCCAGTCCTCGCTGAGGCCTCGGTGAGGGGCCTTGAAGACCAGAAGCTGTGGCAGGTTGGCAAAGAAGGAGCCACTCTCAAGTGCCTGAGCGAAGGGCACCCCCCACCCTCGTACAACTGGACACGGTAAGGGCATAGCCCCGGGGGACAGTCTCTGCCTTACTGGGCTGCCATGTGCACCTTATGGGCTGGGACTATCTATCCTGAACCCCAGATTCATGGGGGCCCATGCCCAGACCTGTGCAAGATTACCTGTGGTCACAAGAACATTATCATTAACTCCTACCAGGAAGTCTACCATACGTGGTCACTGGGAGGGAGTAAGACAGTAAGTCCttgggggttttttccccctaactttAGAATTATGACATACAATACGCTGTCTTAAATATtagcattttatgtatttaggtgagTGCCTAAAGTGGGCGAGACAAAAAGCTAGAGCTGGCTGTGACTGCTCTTAAAGCGACACCATGACCCCCAAGAATGGCTGGCGCCTCCGCCCGATCGGGTCAGAGCCGTccaggggctcagggaggggTCAGCCGCCCCCATGGGAGCCCCCGACAGGCGCGCTCTTGTACGCTGAGCCGTGCACGTGACCTCGTGCCTTGGGCTCCGCTCCAATGTCCTGACGTTAGGGATGCCGGGTGCTGGGGCGTGCGGTCACATTTTCCAAGTACGGCTGAGCCCAGATAGGAAAGGGGTGTCCTGTCGTGTGGCCCTCAGACCATGTCGGCCTGGTGCCCGGCGCCAGATGGCTTGAGGCCTGTGGGAGCCTGTGGGATGGCTCGCGTGTGGATCTTCCccgggtgtgtgtgggggtgccCGGGTCAGGCTGGGCGGCGGGGAGAAGGGGCCTCTGCCTGGACCtgcccaggggagggaggggcaccgTGGGAACAGCCAGCGGCTCTGGGTGACGtcatgggggagggaggtggagagctGCCCAGGCACGTCGGGTGGTGGCAGCCTCCACCCACCCCAGCTTCCCTGTCCTCCAGGTTGGACGGGCCCCTGCCCAGCGGGGTCCGAGCGGAAGGGGACACGCTGGGCTTTCCTCCGCTGACCACAGAGCATAGTGGCATCTACGTGTGCCATGTCAGCAATGAGCTCTCCTCCAGGGACTCTCAGGTCACTGTGGATGTTCTTGGTGAGCACCCAGGGCAGACacggggcgggggtaggggggtggcGGGTGCTGGGCCACTAGCAAACCAGACAGAGAGGGTGAACTGTGGGAGTGCTGATTGGGGGGGACGGGGCTGCGCGACTACTTTGCAGAGGGTCAGGCTGAGCCCGTGGTTTGGGATGTGTTCGGGGAGGACCAGGCTGCAGGGTTTGTGAGGGCTGCGGGTGGGTCAGGGGTCTGAGCATCCTCCTTAGACAGAGGCCTGTCCCTGGCAGACCCTCAGGATGCCCCCGGGAAGCAGGTGGACCTGGTGTCGGcctctgtggtggtggtgggtgtgaTCGCCgccctcctcttctgcctcctggTCGTCGTGGTGCTGCTCATGTCTCGGTACCACCGGCGCAAGGCTCAGCAGATGACCCAGAAGTAGTGAGTACCGCCTGTCCCCGGCGGGTGGAGCTAAGCTGGGAGCAAAGACCAGGTGAGCGGGAGGTGGGGGCCAGgccaggggagagaggggagactGGGAGCTTGTGGTCGGGAGGTGGTCCAAGGGCTTCGGGAAGTGGGAAGGGTTTGGACCACAGCCGGAGGGGCACAACCGCACTGCTGAGTGAGGGTCCAGTCCGAATGCCCGGGCATCACCGAGCACATACACTCcagcacacgcacgcacacacgctgTCACCTGCAGCCACTCACTCACGCGTGGGGACAGCACAGCACCCGCCCTCCCCAGCGCCGTCTCACATAGGCTTGGCCACAGCTGGGCCCACGCTGGGAGCCCAGGACCTGCGTCAGCAGCTAACGGGAGCCTGTCTTTCCCAGTGAGGAGGAGTTGACCCTGACCAGGGAGAACTCCATCCGGAGGCTGCATTCCCATCACGCGGACCCCAGGAGCCAGGTGCGTGCCGGGGTTGGGTGCATCCCCGGGGCTGCACACCAGGAGCACAGCCTTCCCCGGGGTCCGGCCCCTGACTCGCAGCGGGGGCTGGCGTGGGGGACCTGGGGGCGCGGCTGCCCCGGGCCTGGGGGCTGTGCTGAGAGCCACCATCCGCTGCCGCGGTTCCGGGTGAGGCTGAGTGGTTGGCGGGGGATGCCCGTGTCAGGGAGAATGCACAGGTCGGGTTGGGGGAAGAGGTGACGAGGGAGGACGGGGAGCCCTGTTCTGACTCCTCCCCCGTGTCCGGGACCCACAGCCGGAGGAGAGTGTAGGGCTGAGAGCCGAGGGCCACCCTGATAGTCTCAAGGACAACAGTAGCTGCTCTGTGATGGTGAGGCCCCCGGCCCCACCGGCGTCCCCACTGCTCTCCTcaggcccctctcctgctcccggAGGTGGCCGGCCAGCGGCCCCGCCCCAGTCCCTGTGTCTCTGCCCCCGCACGTCTGCCGTGCCTGTGTCTCCCGCCGTCCTTCCCCGTGCCGGACACTCGCTCCCGGGCCCCAGCTCCGAGCCCCGGAGCTTTCGCCTCACCTCTGACCCTTCggctccctccctgtccccgccGCCCATCCCGTCTGGTGGCCCCGCCTGGGTTCCTGACGCTCCCTCCGCCCTCGGTGTCCAGAGTGAAGAGCCAGAGGGCCGCAGTTACTCCACACTGACCACGGTGAGGGAGATCGAAACACAGACAGAACTGCTGTCTCCGGGCTCTGGGCGGGCCGAGGAGGAGGAAGACCGGGATGAAGGCATCAAACACGCCATGAACCATTTCGTTCAAGAGAATGGGACCCTGCGGGCCAAACCCACGGGCAATGGCATCTACATCAATGGGCGGGGGCATCTGGTCTGACccaggcctgcctccctcccctgaaCCCGGCTCCTTCTGCTGACCTGGGGAATCTCTACTCATCACCGGGGCCTCCCTACACaccttgtttcttgaggaagctGCTCCCCATCCCACTGACTGCTCGACCTATTCCTCCAACCCTCCTGTTCGGCGGGGGTGGGGCTCTGCCGGTTGAGCCCTCCCCGCCCTccggtgtgtgcgtgtgcacacacacgatTGTGTGACTGTTCACGGACcctgtgcgtgtgtgcgtgtgcatgcgtgtgcgcgcgtgtgtgtgtgtgacaggccAAGTGAACTAAGATGGGCTTGGCTTGTGTATGGCGTGGCCACGTGCCCTCTACCTGGAAGCCCAGGTTATCCCCTCAGACCCCAGAGCAGTATTAATGACGCAGAGGTTGGAGGCGAGAGGCGGAGACTGGGGGTCCGACCCAGGTgtgcaggcagagctggaactGGATTCCGGCCTCCTGAGTTGGGGAGCCGGGCTCCCACCACTGGGGAGCCCAGGGGCACATGTTGAAGTGGCCGGCCCAGGGGACAGCCAGGGACTAGCGCTCTTACTGGAGAAGCCCTTGGCCTTCCGGTGTTCTCTGGTGGCCTCTGCTGGCGTCTGGGCCTGCTGCATGTGCATATTTTCTATACCTAAGCCTGCTGGGGGAGCTTCTTCAAGGAATACTGCTCCGAATACTTTAATAAGagaaaacacatctttaaaaacaaaaacaaaagcaaaaaaaacttTTGATTTATCTGGATGTTTGTTATTACTTGGTTGGCTTAGCTCGAGGCCAGCCGCCATGGGAAGTCAGCAAACCTGGACCTTGCTCAGACCCTGGCAAGGGGTCCATGCCCGGGCTTTGGAAAGGTGCTTCTTCGAAAGCACTTGAACTGAGGCGGTCTCCTGGGTGGGAGCCTGGTGCTGTGGGGTCCCTGGCTGCAGGAGGACAG
The window above is part of the Mustela nigripes isolate SB6536 chromosome 10, MUSNIG.SB6536, whole genome shotgun sequence genome. Proteins encoded here:
- the NECTIN4 gene encoding nectin-4 isoform X2, which codes for MPLSLGAEMWGPEALLLLLLLASFTGRCRPGELETSDLVTVVLGQDAKLPCFYRGDPGEQVGQVAWARVDAGEGPRELALLHIQYGLHVGAAYEGRVEQPPPPRSPLDGSVLLRNAVQADEGEYECRVSTFPAGSFQARLRLRVLVPPLPSLNPGPALEEGQGLTLAASCTAEGSPAPSVTWDTEVKGTASSRSFKHSRSAAVTSEFHLVPSRSMNGQPLTCVVSHPGLLQDQRITHVLHVAFLAEASVRGLEDQKLWQVGKEGATLKCLSEGHPPPSYNWTRLDGPLPSGVRAEGDTLGFPPLTTEHSGIYVCHVSNELSSRDSQVTVDVLDPQDAPGKQVDLVSASVVVVGVIAALLFCLLVVVVLLMSRYHRRKAQQMTQKYEEELTLTRENSIRRLHSHHADPRSQSEEPEGRSYSTLTTVREIETQTELLSPGSGRAEEEEDRDEGIKHAMNHFVQENGTLRAKPTGNGIYINGRGHLV
- the NECTIN4 gene encoding nectin-4 isoform X1; its protein translation is MPLSLGAEMWGPEALLLLLLLASFTGRCRPGELETSDLVTVVLGQDAKLPCFYRGDPGEQVGQVAWARVDAGEGPRELALLHIQYGLHVGAAYEGRVEQPPPPRSPLDGSVLLRNAVQADEGEYECRVSTFPAGSFQARLRLRVLVPPLPSLNPGPALEEGQGLTLAASCTAEGSPAPSVTWDTEVKGTASSRSFKHSRSAAVTSEFHLVPSRSMNGQPLTCVVSHPGLLQDQRITHVLHVAFLAEASVRGLEDQKLWQVGKEGATLKCLSEGHPPPSYNWTRLDGPLPSGVRAEGDTLGFPPLTTEHSGIYVCHVSNELSSRDSQVTVDVLDPQDAPGKQVDLVSASVVVVGVIAALLFCLLVVVVLLMSRYHRRKAQQMTQKYEEELTLTRENSIRRLHSHHADPRSQPEESVGLRAEGHPDSLKDNSSCSVMSEEPEGRSYSTLTTVREIETQTELLSPGSGRAEEEEDRDEGIKHAMNHFVQENGTLRAKPTGNGIYINGRGHLV